Proteins found in one Planococcus citri chromosome 2, ihPlaCitr1.1, whole genome shotgun sequence genomic segment:
- the LOC135837676 gene encoding speckle-type POZ protein-like isoform X1 has product MSQINPEDLNNQQVAESQCHTKAELKKCTFSWTINHYPVLARRREILKSSSFCAASDDFKWHLEHSLDGHPDSTSTSVILELCPNSEEDLEKHGSVSGNVVISVLKTDRSKLITKTNSFTLKSNEESPSFKCEIRFFTGLNHLAESAFQGQLTFLCELSYVKSNSIVNISSPCCSSPIEIPESSLPTDLGRLYFDDCFKDLTISVKEKNYLVHKAILAIRSSVFDAMFRNDMQESSKNRIVINDLEEEIFEEMLHYIYTGKTKNLDELAFELLPVANKYDLKELRIMCENVLLKKLSADNAVKILILADVHHAEGLKKGTLEFIKVNFADCEDLKNAAVWNDLATTRAQLLKDMLDAFCKT; this is encoded by the exons ATGTCGCAGATTAACCCAGAAGATCTAAATAATCAACAAGTTGCCGAAAGTCAATGTCACACGAAAGCCGaactaaaaaaatgtactttctCATGGACAATCAATCATTACCCGGTTCTCGCTCGGAGACGAGAAATATTGAAATCGTCATCGTTTTGTGCTGCTAGTGATGATTTCAAGTGGCATTTGGAACATTCACTTGATGG tcatcCAGACTCGACTTCGACTAGTGTTATACTCGAATTATGTCCCAATTCTGAAGAAGATCTTGAAAAGCACGGTTCGGTATCTGGAAACGTGGTAATTTCTGTGCTGAAGACTGATCGAAGCAAACTTataaccaaaaccaattcattCACTTTGAAGTCTAACGAAGAGAGCCCCAGCTTCAAATgcgaaattcgatttttcaccGGATTGAATCATTTGGCGGAATCGGCATTTCAAGGTCAATTAACGTTTCTTTGCGAACTGAGCTATGTAAAAAGTAACAGCATTGTGAATATTTCTTCTCCGTGTTGTTCGAGTCCGATTGAAATTCCTGAATCCAGCCTTCCAACAGACTTGGGACGATTATACTTCGATGACTGTTTCAAAGACTTGACAATTTCAGtcaaagagaaaaattatcTCGTTCATAAGGCTATTCTAGCCATTCGCAGTTCGGTTTTCGACGCCATGTTCAGAAACGATATGCAAGAAAGCAGTAAAAATCGCATTGTAATTAACGATTTAGAAGAAGAAATATTCGAAGAAATGTTACACTACATTTATACagggaaaacgaaaaatttagacGAATTAGCCTTCGAATTGCTGCCAGTAGCAAATAAATACGATCTTAAGGAGTTGAGGATCATGTGTGAAAACGTTCTGTTGAAGAAATTATCTGCAGACAACGCTGTGAAGATTTTAATATTGGCTGATGTGCATCATGCTGAAGGATTGAAGAAGGGTACTCTTGAATTTATCAAAGTGAATTTTGCTGATTgcgaagatttaaaaaatgctgCCGTTTGGAATGATTTGGCCACTACTCGTGCTCAGTTATTGAAAGATATGTTGGATGCTTTTTGTAAGACTTAA